The Mucilaginibacter yixingensis genome window below encodes:
- the bioB gene encoding biotin synthase BioB: MTEVRNDWTKEEIAEIYNRPLLDLIYEAATIHRENKDYAEVQISSLISIKTGGCPEDCAYCPQAARYSTGVNVHGMLPKEEVVAAAQKAKAGGASRLCMGAAWREVRDNRDFDKVIEMVQAVNELDMEVCCTLGMLTESQAERLADAGLYAYNHNLDTSEEDYKRIISTRTYDERLQTLENVRKAKITVCSGGIIGLGEKVEDRISMLKTLSNLPQHPESVPINALVPVKGTPLADQAKVDIWDMVRMIATARIIMPKTVVRLSAGRTEMSVIEQSLCFMAGANSIFAGEKLLTTPNPSFDEDMAMFQLLGLKPREAFKNGRPKGAVKKEVAAE; encoded by the coding sequence ATGACGGAAGTAAGAAACGACTGGACTAAAGAGGAAATTGCCGAAATATACAACAGACCGCTGCTGGACCTGATCTACGAAGCGGCCACTATACATCGCGAAAATAAAGACTACGCCGAAGTACAGATCAGCTCGCTGATCTCTATTAAAACCGGCGGCTGTCCCGAAGATTGTGCTTATTGTCCGCAAGCGGCGCGTTACAGCACAGGCGTAAACGTGCATGGCATGTTGCCTAAAGAAGAAGTGGTAGCTGCTGCTCAGAAAGCTAAAGCAGGTGGTGCATCTCGTCTTTGTATGGGTGCCGCCTGGCGCGAAGTGCGCGATAATCGCGATTTTGATAAGGTAATTGAAATGGTGCAGGCCGTAAACGAGCTGGATATGGAAGTTTGCTGTACCCTGGGTATGCTTACCGAGAGCCAGGCTGAGCGTTTAGCTGATGCCGGTTTATACGCCTACAACCACAACCTGGATACATCTGAAGAAGATTATAAACGTATCATCAGCACCCGTACTTATGACGAGCGCTTGCAGACTTTAGAGAACGTGCGTAAAGCAAAGATTACCGTGTGCAGTGGTGGTATCATCGGGCTGGGAGAGAAGGTGGAAGACCGCATTTCTATGCTGAAAACCCTTTCTAATCTGCCGCAGCACCCGGAGTCAGTGCCAATCAATGCGTTGGTGCCGGTAAAAGGTACGCCATTGGCAGATCAGGCTAAGGTTGATATATGGGATATGGTGCGCATGATTGCTACTGCCCGTATCATTATGCCTAAAACAGTAGTAAGACTATCAGCTGGCCGTACAGAGATGAGCGTGATTGAACAATCGCTGTGCTTTATGGCTGGGGCTAACTCTATTTTTGCCGGTGAGAAATTGCTGACTACGCCAAACCCATCTTTTGATGAGGATATGGCCATGTTCCAGTTGTTGGGACTGAAACCACGCGAGGCTTTCAAAAACGGCCGCCCAAAAGGTGCTGTTAAGAAGGAAGTTGCTGCGGAGTAA
- the mgtE gene encoding magnesium transporter, protein MQSFEINKEDLLKLHAALEHGDDELHEFLQEYHASEIAILFEKLDVADRERIINILPADVASEVIAEMDEEHNPGELLAGLDPEKRSEIIDELDYDDATDIISQMDEEDQQEILEEMDEEDASNIRALLTYEEDTAGGLMDTDLIKVNIRLNKKDALDEIIRQSEEMEEFYTIYAVDDTDMLLGIVSVKDIIKARANAMVAELINTDFVYVKADLDQEEVARLISQYNLTSIPVVNNDMRLLGRVTVDDIIDVMEQENTEDILKISGVSEDEELSGNWKDAVKSRLPWLIINLATAFLAASIIRGFDAIVVKLAVISAYMTIIAGMGGNTATQALAVTVRRISLSNLSDKQAYNTVLKEILVGLINGAANGLIVFFVAMFYDQNPKLGLVLFLAMTGNLVVAGLTGAGIPLILKRVGIDPAVASSIIITTFTDCIGFFLPLYLASKLLL, encoded by the coding sequence ATGCAATCTTTTGAAATCAACAAGGAAGACTTGCTCAAGCTGCATGCAGCGTTGGAGCATGGTGATGATGAATTGCACGAGTTTCTGCAGGAGTATCACGCCTCTGAGATTGCTATTTTATTTGAAAAGCTCGATGTAGCAGATCGCGAGCGTATCATTAATATCCTCCCTGCCGATGTTGCCTCGGAAGTTATTGCCGAGATGGACGAGGAACATAATCCCGGCGAACTTTTGGCTGGTCTTGATCCGGAAAAACGCTCAGAGATTATCGATGAGCTGGATTATGACGATGCTACCGACATTATCTCTCAAATGGATGAAGAAGACCAGCAGGAGATTCTGGAGGAAATGGATGAGGAGGATGCCAGCAACATCCGTGCGCTACTAACCTACGAGGAAGATACTGCGGGTGGTTTGATGGACACCGATCTGATCAAGGTGAACATCAGGCTGAATAAAAAAGATGCGCTGGACGAGATTATCCGTCAATCTGAAGAGATGGAGGAGTTTTATACCATCTACGCTGTTGATGATACCGATATGCTGCTGGGTATAGTATCTGTAAAGGATATTATTAAGGCCCGTGCCAATGCCATGGTAGCTGAGCTGATCAATACGGATTTTGTTTATGTAAAGGCCGATCTTGACCAGGAGGAAGTAGCCCGTCTTATCTCGCAATATAACCTAACCAGCATCCCGGTTGTAAATAACGATATGCGACTGCTTGGCCGCGTTACGGTTGATGATATCATCGACGTAATGGAGCAGGAAAATACCGAGGACATTCTGAAAATCTCGGGTGTATCTGAAGACGAAGAACTGAGTGGTAACTGGAAAGATGCCGTAAAAAGCCGTTTACCGTGGTTGATCATCAACCTTGCCACTGCATTTCTGGCGGCCTCTATCATTCGCGGTTTTGATGCTATTGTGGTTAAGCTGGCAGTCATATCTGCTTATATGACTATTATTGCCGGTATGGGTGGCAACACGGCTACACAGGCGCTGGCCGTAACGGTACGCCGTATCTCACTGAGTAATCTGAGCGATAAACAGGCTTATAACACGGTTTTAAAAGAGATATTGGTAGGTTTGATTAATGGCGCGGCCAATGGTTTGATTGTGTTTTTTGTGGCCATGTTTTATGACCAGAACCCCAAATTGGGCTTGGTACTGTTCCTTGCCATGACCGGCAATCTGGTTGTAGCTGGGCTTACTGGCGCCGGTATTCCGCTTATTTTAAAACGTGTAGGAATAGATCCGGCTGTAGCTTCATCCATCATAATCACTACTTTTACTGATTGTATAGGATTTTTCTTGCCACTTTATTTGGCAAGCAAGCTTTTATTATAA
- a CDS encoding phosphoglucosamine mutase: MIKIKFGTDGWRAVIADDFTVENVKRVAYSTAIWLKENFENPAAVVGCDPRFGGPLFADTTATVLASQGVKVYRAENTFVSTPMISLATVHYKASAGIIITASHNPPEYSGYKIKASYGGPATPEDIEKVEKQIPDKLDLQLKSIADYQKNGLMELVDLEDLYVAHVENNFDLETIRTCGQDWAYDAMYGAGQNVMRRLLPDITFLHCDHNPGFDGQAPEPIQRNLQEFEDLIKISEGEIASGLVTDGDADRIGLYDETGKFVDSHHILLLLIHYLYKVKGQKGEVYSTFSCTSKIQKLCDVYGLHNTVTKIGFKYICDLIVNSDKPFLVGGEESGGLAIAGYLPERDGIWIGLTLWEFMAKTGRPLSDLVLEIYDLVGAFAVERYDLHVTDEQKQQIIANCKAGHYKQFGDYKITSTDDMDGYKFHFDENSWVMVRPSGTEPVLRVYAEAPDTGGAFKILDATKATLLG; encoded by the coding sequence ATGATTAAAATTAAATTTGGTACCGATGGCTGGAGAGCCGTTATTGCAGACGACTTTACCGTTGAAAATGTAAAGCGTGTTGCCTATTCCACCGCTATATGGCTGAAAGAGAATTTTGAAAACCCTGCAGCAGTCGTCGGTTGTGATCCTCGCTTTGGCGGGCCACTGTTTGCCGATACTACTGCAACCGTACTGGCATCGCAAGGTGTTAAAGTTTACCGGGCCGAAAATACCTTTGTTTCAACCCCGATGATCTCTTTGGCAACCGTGCATTATAAAGCATCAGCCGGTATCATTATCACAGCCAGCCATAACCCACCTGAATATAGTGGTTATAAGATCAAGGCCTCCTACGGCGGCCCTGCTACACCTGAGGATATTGAAAAAGTAGAAAAACAGATTCCGGATAAGCTCGACCTGCAGCTAAAGTCTATTGCTGATTATCAGAAAAACGGATTGATGGAATTAGTTGATCTCGAAGATCTGTATGTGGCCCACGTAGAGAATAACTTTGACCTCGAGACCATCCGCACCTGCGGACAAGATTGGGCCTATGATGCCATGTATGGCGCCGGACAGAACGTAATGCGCCGGTTATTGCCCGACATCACCTTCCTTCACTGCGATCATAACCCTGGCTTTGACGGACAAGCGCCCGAGCCTATTCAACGCAACCTGCAGGAGTTTGAAGACCTGATCAAAATATCGGAAGGTGAAATTGCCTCGGGACTGGTTACTGACGGCGATGCCGACCGAATTGGCCTGTATGATGAGACTGGCAAGTTTGTAGACTCACACCATATTCTGCTGCTGCTCATCCATTACCTGTACAAGGTGAAAGGTCAGAAGGGCGAGGTTTACTCCACCTTCTCCTGCACCAGTAAAATACAGAAACTGTGCGATGTTTATGGCTTGCACAACACCGTTACTAAAATTGGCTTTAAATACATTTGCGATTTGATTGTCAATTCAGACAAACCTTTCCTGGTGGGTGGCGAAGAATCTGGCGGATTGGCCATTGCTGGCTATCTACCTGAACGCGATGGCATCTGGATCGGCCTCACCCTTTGGGAGTTTATGGCCAAAACTGGTCGCCCGCTGAGCGACCTGGTGCTGGAAATCTACGACCTGGTAGGCGCATTTGCCGTTGAACGTTACGACTTGCATGTAACCGACGAACAAAAACAACAAATTATTGCCAACTGCAAAGCCGGCCACTACAAACAATTTGGCGACTACAAAATTACCAGCACCGATGATATGGACGGCTACAAATTCCACTTCGATGAAAACTCATGGGTAATGGTACGGCCTTCTGGTACCGAGCCGGTGTTACGCGTATATGCAGAAGCACCAGATACCGGCGGCGCATTTAAGATATTAGATGCTACCAAAGCAACCTTGCTGGGTTAA
- a CDS encoding YigZ family protein has translation MLFDDTYLTISCAAEGLFRDRGSKFLAYAYPIRSEQEIKPIIAQLKAEHPKAVHHCWAMRLSPDRSVFRVNDDGEPSGTAGRPILNVLLSKNLTNILVVVVRYFGGTLLGVPGLINAYKTATEEALNQTKAVEQTVKDVYKISFDYLQMNDVMKVIKDDQINVMEQQFDNNCVVTIAIRKADLNRVIGKLEGISAVKTHYLYTA, from the coding sequence ATGCTTTTTGACGATACCTATCTTACCATATCCTGCGCCGCCGAAGGCTTGTTTCGTGATCGCGGAAGCAAGTTTCTGGCCTATGCCTATCCCATCCGCAGCGAGCAGGAGATTAAGCCCATCATCGCGCAGCTAAAAGCAGAACATCCCAAAGCGGTTCATCATTGCTGGGCCATGCGGCTGAGTCCGGACAGATCTGTGTTTCGGGTTAATGACGATGGCGAACCATCAGGCACAGCCGGTCGGCCAATCCTTAATGTGCTGCTTTCTAAAAACTTGACTAACATTTTGGTTGTGGTTGTGCGTTATTTCGGCGGGACCTTGCTAGGCGTACCGGGATTGATCAATGCCTATAAAACAGCAACGGAAGAAGCGCTTAACCAAACCAAAGCAGTTGAGCAGACGGTAAAAGATGTATACAAGATCAGTTTTGATTACCTGCAGATGAACGATGTAATGAAGGTGATTAAAGACGATCAGATCAACGTGATGGAGCAGCAGTTTGATAATAATTGTGTGGTTACCATTGCCATCCGTAAGGCTGATCTGAATAGGGTTATTGGCAAGCTGGAAGGAATCTCTGCAGTTAAGACCCATTACCTTTACACTGCGTAA